In a single window of the Streptomyces sp. CGMCC 4.7035 genome:
- a CDS encoding ABC transporter permease has product MSEAPAAPRPASADRPHPADLDLLLAPPRARTAWKVLPARVVAMCTVELQKLRHDRTELYTRAVQPALWLLIFGETFTRIRAIPTGGIPYIDYLAPGIIAQSAMFIAIFYGIMIIWERDAGILTKLLVTPTPRAALITGKAFASGVKALVQAIVVVVIAALLGVAMTWNPLRLLGVAVIVVLGSAFFSCLSMTIAGIVLTRDRLMGIGQAITMPLFFGSNALYPVSVMPGWLQAVSKVNPLSYQVDALRGLLLGTHSHLLLDFAVLLVAAALTITSASSLLGRLAR; this is encoded by the coding sequence ATGTCCGAAGCACCCGCCGCACCGCGTCCCGCGTCGGCTGACCGCCCCCACCCGGCGGACCTCGATCTGCTCCTCGCCCCGCCCCGGGCCCGTACCGCCTGGAAGGTACTGCCCGCACGGGTCGTCGCCATGTGCACGGTCGAGCTGCAGAAGCTGCGCCACGACCGCACCGAGCTGTACACGCGGGCGGTCCAGCCTGCGCTGTGGCTGCTGATCTTCGGTGAGACGTTCACCCGGATCCGGGCGATACCCACCGGCGGCATCCCCTACATCGACTATCTGGCGCCCGGCATCATCGCCCAGTCCGCGATGTTCATCGCCATCTTCTACGGCATCATGATCATCTGGGAGCGGGACGCGGGCATCCTCACCAAGCTGCTGGTGACGCCGACCCCGCGGGCAGCGCTCATCACCGGCAAGGCGTTCGCCTCCGGGGTGAAGGCGCTGGTCCAGGCGATCGTCGTCGTCGTGATCGCGGCGCTCCTCGGCGTGGCGATGACCTGGAATCCGCTGCGCCTGCTGGGCGTGGCGGTGATCGTCGTACTCGGCTCGGCCTTCTTTTCCTGTCTGTCCATGACGATCGCGGGCATCGTCCTGACCCGCGACCGTCTGATGGGTATCGGCCAAGCGATCACGATGCCGCTGTTCTTCGGCTCCAACGCCCTCTACCCGGTGTCCGTCATGCCCGGCTGGCTCCAGGCCGTCAGCAAGGTCAACCCGCTGAGCTACCAGGTAGACGCCCTGCGCGGCCTCCTGCTCGGCACGCACTCCCACCTGCTGCTCGACTTCGCGGTGCTGCTGGTGGCCGCCGCCCTGACCATCACGTCGGCGTCGTCGCTGCTGGGGCGGCTCGCCCGGTGA
- a CDS encoding ABC transporter ATP-binding protein, with protein MTRHATDGEAPAVDAVTCAGLAYSFGETKAVDGLDLSVHDGEVLGLLGPNGAGKTTAIRCITTLLPVPAGMVRVFGHDATRERMAVRRLLGYVPQQLSADSGLTGRENVALFARVFDVSRRERARRVEQALAAVDLTAAADRLANTYSGGMVRRLELAQALVSAPRLLILDEPTIGLDPIARTNVWEHINAVRAATGMTVLVTTHYMDEADQYCDRVALMHRGRVRALGTPDELRSGLGKRLGTQGPLPTLEDVFRDVAGSGLDDQAGDFRDVRSTRRTASRVG; from the coding sequence ATGACGCGTCACGCGACGGACGGCGAGGCCCCGGCAGTCGATGCCGTCACCTGCGCCGGACTCGCCTACTCCTTCGGGGAGACGAAAGCGGTCGACGGGCTCGATCTCTCCGTCCACGACGGCGAGGTGCTCGGGCTGCTCGGCCCCAACGGAGCGGGCAAGACCACCGCGATCCGCTGCATCACCACGCTCCTTCCGGTTCCGGCCGGCATGGTCCGCGTCTTCGGCCATGACGCGACCCGTGAACGCATGGCCGTACGACGGCTGTTGGGGTATGTGCCGCAGCAGCTCTCCGCCGACTCCGGGCTCACCGGCCGCGAAAACGTGGCCCTGTTCGCCCGCGTCTTCGACGTTTCCCGTCGCGAACGGGCCCGGCGCGTCGAACAGGCGCTCGCCGCCGTCGACCTCACCGCCGCGGCGGACCGGCTCGCCAACACGTACTCCGGCGGCATGGTGCGCCGACTGGAACTCGCCCAGGCCCTGGTCAGCGCGCCCCGGCTGCTGATCCTCGACGAGCCGACCATCGGACTCGACCCGATCGCCCGGACCAACGTGTGGGAGCACATCAACGCCGTGCGCGCCGCCACCGGCATGACCGTCCTGGTCACGACCCACTACATGGACGAGGCCGACCAGTACTGCGACCGCGTCGCCCTGATGCACCGCGGCCGCGTCCGCGCCCTCGGCACCCCCGACGAGCTGCGGAGCGGCCTCGGGAAACGGCTCGGCACCCAAGGCCCGCTGCCCACGCTGGAGGACGTCTTCCGGGACGTCGCCGGCAGCGGACTCGACGACCAGGCAGGAGACTTCCGCGATGTCCGAAGCACCCGCCGCACCGCGTCCCGCGTCGGCTGA